The window ACATATCCATAGGCACCGCCGGCGCGGTCGGAGTTGACGTGAAGGCAGACGCCGGTGTCGCCTTCTCGGCAGGTCCGGCAGCGGCCGCACGCGACGTTGAACGGGACCGAAACGAGGTCGCCGATCTCGAGATACTCGACGTCACGGCCTTTCTCTATCACCTCGCCGGTGATCTCGTGCCCGAGCACCATGCCGGCCGGCGCCGTCGTGCGGCCCCGAACCATGTGCTGGTCGGAGCCGCAAATATTCGTCGTTACGACCTTGAGAATGACGCCGTGGTCGATCGTCTTTCCCGCTGGATTGCGGAAGGTCGGAAAGTCGATTTTCTGAACTTCGACGCTGCCTGGCTTGAGGTAAACAACGCCGCGGTTGGAGTTGGAAGCCATCTTCAATCTCCTTTAGGTCTCACCTGTGCTTCATTTTCAACGTGCTGAGCTTTTGTGGACGGTCAGGAGCAGTTGCGCGATGGACGCTCTCAGATAGTCCGACTAATTCGGAAATACGGACGGACCTTGAAAATGACTATGGCCGTCTTGCTGCCGTTGGGCCGGCCTTGCGCAAATTCTCAGCGGGTCCATGCCTTGGGTCCATGGCGATGGCGCTGTTAGCGCTTACGCCCTGCCAATAAAGATCGACCACGCGAGGCTCAAATCATCGTGACGCTCGAGCGTCAACTCGTCGTGAGAGCGGCAGGCTCGGTGTCTTGATCGGTTACGCGATCGCCATATGTCGCATGTGGAAGCCACAAGGCGGGCAGCAAGTGAGATCGAACAATGGCCAGTTCCGCCCAAGCGACGTTGAATCAAGCAACATTGAATCAATCCGCTTCCCTGTCGCCCCCCGCACCTGCGATCCCCCAATATCACCCGCCGGCGCGGCTGCATCCAGGTGTCGGAGTTCGCTCGACCGTCGACTTCTCGCCGTCCGAGATCGTCGGGCGCCATTCCGCGGCTTGGTTGGGTCTGCACGTGGAAACGGTGCAGGTCATGCGGCACACGCCGTTCGAATATGGATTCCGGGCGCCCAGCCATCTGCTCATTGCGGCCGAGCTGGCGGAGCGCTACGACGGTGAAACCTTCGTCGAAGGACTGCCCCGATCGACCTTGCGCGATTTCACGCACAAGCTGACCTTCGTTCCCGCCGGGCATGACTTCCGCGGATGGCAGAGACCGCGTGCGCTGACGCGTACAACCTATTTCTACATCGATCCGCACGGACCTCTCGCCGATCCCGAATTGCGGTTCGGCGAGATCGAGTTCAAGCCGCGCCTGTTCTTTTACGATCGCGATCTCTGGGAGACCGCGCTCAAGCTAAAATCGCTGGTCGAGAACCCGGGCTCGATGCAACGGCAATATGCCGAAGCGCTCGGCATCGTGCTGATGCACGAGCTCGTTCGCATCAACGGTGAGGTTGCACTGCCCGGGCCGGTCAATCGTGGCGGCCTTGCGCCCTGGCAGCAGAAGCGGGTGGCCGCGTATATCGAGGAGCGCATTACCGACGAGGTTTCGCTCGCGGCCCTCGCCGAGCTCGTGCGGCTGAGCCCGTACCATTTCTCCCGGTCGTTCAAGCGTTCATTCGGCACACCGCCGCACAGATATCACGCCATTCGCCGAATCGAACGGGCCAAGCAGCTATTGGCGAATCGTGAACTATCCGTCACCGCGATTGCGCTCGAAATTGGCTTCGGCGGGACGAGCACGTTCACGGCCGCTTTTCATAGACTGACCGGCCAGACCCCGAGCCGTTATCGTCGCAGTCTCGACTGAAGGAGTCGACGACGGGACTGCCGCTTCGCTCGCCGCTTCCGTTCTGAACCAATCTTGAGCCGGTTCACAACGGAAATCACTCATCGTTGATTGGGTGAGGCGTTTTGTTGAACTCAATGTTTGAGCAACGCCGCTTTAAATCCGATTTCAGAAGTCTAAATCGGTTTTTAATTGAGAAAGATTGCAGTGCGTCATCATGTTGGAGCGGCTCCTGGCCCGGCACGCGGTCTGCATCGTCGGGAATTTCCTTGAGCGAGCTTCCAAGAAGAACATAGGGAACGCGAAAGGCCGGGCGGTGATAAATCCACGCGCAACGATCGACTGTGTCCGGAGGTTAAGATGGTCTTGTTCTCGCGCCGCTTTATCCGCAAACGGGTGATCTCACTTGCGACCACGGCTTCGGTGGCAGCGACCTCGTTCGCCTTGGCGCAGGATCCAATGGCGGCGTATCACGTCCGCGGAGCGATGCCGATCCAGTATGTTGCGGATCGGCCGGACTATACTCAGGAGCAGCCGTTTCTGTCGGAGAACGACGCCGCCATGAACAGGATGATGGCGGATATGACGATCAAGCTGACCGGCGATGTCGACCGCGATTTTGTGGCGATGATGGTGCCGCATTATCAAGGCGCGATCGACATGGCGAAGGCTGAACTCAAATACGGCCATAATAAGCAGCTCCGCCGTATGGCCCGCGAAA is drawn from Bradyrhizobium lablabi and contains these coding sequences:
- a CDS encoding helix-turn-helix domain-containing protein, producing MRHTPFEYGFRAPSHLLIAAELAERYDGETFVEGLPRSTLRDFTHKLTFVPAGHDFRGWQRPRALTRTTYFYIDPHGPLADPELRFGEIEFKPRLFFYDRDLWETALKLKSLVENPGSMQRQYAEALGIVLMHELVRINGEVALPGPVNRGGLAPWQQKRVAAYIEERITDEVSLAALAELVRLSPYHFSRSFKRSFGTPPHRYHAIRRIERAKQLLANRELSVTAIALEIGFGGTSTFTAAFHRLTGQTPSRYRRSLD
- a CDS encoding DUF305 domain-containing protein; amino-acid sequence: MVLFSRRFIRKRVISLATTASVAATSFALAQDPMAAYHVRGAMPIQYVADRPDYTQEQPFLSENDAAMNRMMADMTIKLTGDVDRDFVAMMVPHYQGAIDMAKAELKYGHNKQLRRMAREIIVSQQQKISEMRLAVGAELAPSAPSAMQPGATASSTASHDATSHDSMNMTMDVK